TTTAATAATATAATATAATATTATATCAAATGTAAATATTATAAAATATTAATTATTAAACTGAATTACTGGGGTACCTGGATTCGAACCAGGGATGCCGGTATCAAAAACCGGTGCCTTACCACTTGGCTATACCCCAAATACGGAAGACGAGATTTGAACTCGTAAACCCATAACGGGCGCCAGATCCTAAATCTGGTGCGTTTACCATTTCGCCACTCCCGCTAATAATGGCTATGAAGGGAATTGAACCCATGACCCCAGCGTTATGAGTGCTGTGCTCTAACCAACTGAGCTACATAGCCTAATATATAATAATTTTAATTAATTTATCTTTTAATTAATCTATATTATATAATATTATATTATATAAATTAATATAATAATTTTAAAGTAAAATCGTGTTAATTTATATAAAAATTTCTTTTCACAACTTTCATTTTTCATAATAAGGTATATATGGTACCAACAAAAACTAAATATAAAAATAATTTTATACACCAAGTGATTAAAAAAGATTTTAAGAAAAATCGTAAAATGCATGTAAAAACTCGATTTCCACCTGATCCAAATGGTTATCTACATATTGGACATGCAAAGTCAATTTGTTTAAATTTTGATATTGCAAAAATATATTTAGGTATATGTAATTTACGTTTTGATGATACTAATCCCAACAAAGAACATTCAAAGTATATGGATTCAATTAAAAATGATATTGCTTGGTTAGGTTTTAAATGGAATCAAGATATTAAATATACATCGATGTATTTCAATATTATTTATTATTATGCCCTTGAATTAATAAAAAAAAAATTAGCATATGTGGATCAATTGACTAAAGAAGAAATAAAACAATATCGAGGCACATTAACACAACCTGGGAAAAATAGTCCATATCGTAACCAAACAGTACAAGAAAATATGTTTTTATTTAAACAAATGCAATTAGGTAAAATACCAGAAGGAAAAGCATGTCTAAGGGCAAAAATTGATATGAAGTCTTCATTTATGGTAATGAGAGACCCGGTCTTATATAGAATTAAATTTAAAGAACACCACCATACTAAAAAATTATGGTGTATTTATCCTACTTATGATTTTTCACATTGTATATCAGATGCAATTGAAGGTATTACGCACTCTTTATGTACATTAGAATTTCAAGATAATAAACAATTATATAATTGGATATTAAATCATATTAGTATTCATCATCGCCCTACACAATATGAATATTCTAGATTAAATATAGAATATTCTATACTGTCTAAAAGAAAATTACAGTTATTGATTCAACAAAATATTGTTCAACGGTGGGATGATCCAAGATTATTAACAATAAGCGGTTTACGTAGAAAAGGATATACTGCACAATCAATACGTAATTTTTGCAACAATATAGGAGTAACTAAACAAAATAATTTAATTGAAATATCAGCATTAGAGGCATGTATACGAGACGAGTTAAATAAAACTGCACATAGAACAATGGCAATATTAGATCCTATTGAAGTAATTATATATAATATTCCAAACAATTTTGAAGAAAAAATCAACATATTAAATCATCCTAATAATATTAAGATGGGTACACGAGATATTACTTTTAATAATAAAATATATATTGAAAGATCAGATTTTCAAGAAACACCTAATAAAAAATATAAAAGATTGACTCTTGGAGGGTCAGTAAAACTTAAATATGCTTACAATATTACAGCAAGGTATATTAAAAAAGATAAAAATAATAATATTATTAAAATTTTTTGCACATGTAACTTAAAAAACAAAAATAATAAAAGAAAAAACGGAATTATCCACTGGATTACAAAAACACAATGCGTAAAATCACGTTTCATGATATATAATAATTTATTTAATACTAAAAATCCAGAAAATAAAAAAAATTTATTACCATACATTAATAAAAATTCTATAATAAAAAAATATGGATTTGTCCACCATAGTGTTCTCAATAATAAACAAATACAAACATATCAATTTGAAAGAATAGGATATTTTTATATTGACTCTATACTATCTAAAAAGAATATATTAACATTTAATCAAACAGTTTCACTAAAACAAAACAAAAAACCATCAAATACGTAAAATACATAACATACATACAATGAGTAAATTACTTAATAGATGAATAAATATATTATAATATATTATTATACATTTTAAATGGGATATAAAATGTACAAAATTAAAAATATACATGCTCGAGAAATTATTGATTCTCGAGGTAATCCAACTATAGAAACAGAAGTACAATTAGAAGATTATTCTATTGGTATTTTTTCTTGTCCATCAGGAGCATCAACAGGATCCGAAGAGGCATTAGAACTAAGAGATAACGATAAAAATAGATTTTTTGGTAAAGGTGTATCAACATGCGTCAAATTAATTAATAAGCACATTTTTAATAAATTAAAAGGTAAAAATGCTTTTCTCCAACAAGAAATAGATGAAATTATGATTGACTTGGATGGAACAAAAAATAAAAGCAAATTAGGAGCAAATTCTATTTTATCTGTTTCTATGGCAACAGCGAAAGCTGTCGCTATAGCAAAAAAAATACCATTCTATAAATATATTGCATTATTAAATAATACTCCTGAAAAATTTTCCATGCCATTACCTATGATTAATATTCTTAATGGCGGTAGCCATGCTAATAATAATATTGACATACAAGAATTTATGATACAACCTGTAGGAGCGAACTCTATTAAAGAAGCAATTAGAATGGGTTGTGAAATATTTCATAATTTAGGAAAATTACTACAAAAAGAAAATATGATTACATCAGTAGGAGATGAAGGAGGGTATGCTCCCAATTTACATTCTAACGAATCAGCACTTAAAATGATTGTAAAAGCAGTAGAAAAATCCAATTATATATTAGGAAAAGATATTACGTTTGCGATAGATTGTGCAGCATCAGAATTATATAATCCACAAAATAACATTTACTATTTAAAAGGAGAAAACAAATCATTTAATTATAAAGAATTTAGCCATTTTTTACAAAAATTAACAAGTAAATATCCTATCACATCGATAGAAGATGGACAAAGTGAATTAGATTGGAAAGGATTTAAATATCAAACTAAATTATTAGGAGAAAAAATACAAATAGTAGGAGACGATTTATTTGTTACTAATCCTATTAAATTAAAGCAAGGAATAAAAAAAAATATAGCTAACTCTATTCTAATTAAATTAAATCAAATTGGTACATTAACCGAAACACTATCAGCAATTAACATAGCTAAAAAAGCAGGATATACTACCATCATATCACATAGATCAGGAGAAACAGAAGACCATTCTATTGCCGATCTAGCAGTAGGCACACAAGCAGGTCAAATTAAAACCGGTTCTATGAGTCGTTCTGATAGATTATCTAAATATAATCAATTAATTAGAATTGAAGAACAATTAGGTAATTCTATCGCTCCATTCAAAGGAATATATGAATTAAAAAAATATTATACTAAATTATAAATTATTATATAATACATAAAAATAAAAAATTACTCATTTTATTAAAATATTCATATAATTACTATATACTGTTTTGAATAATAAAAAAATAATTATATTATTAGATGGATATTCATATATTTACAGATTTTATTTTGTAGCATTAAAAAACCAAAATATAGAAAATACTATATATTTATTTTTTTATACGATCCAAAATATATTAAAGACTTATCTACCAAAAAAATTTATTGTTATTTTTGATTCGAAAGAAAAAAATTTTAGAACAAAAATATTTCAAAAGTATAAAAAAAATAGAAAAAAAATACCCTTTGAATTAATTCAAATTATTAATACCATCTACAAAATACTTATACATTTAGGTATACCAACACTTTGTATACCTAATGTAGAAGCTGATGATGTTATAGCTACTATTTCTAAATTAGCAGAAAAAAATGGTGATATTACTCTAATTGGGACAATAGATAAAGATTTAACACAACTAGTTAATAAAAATATTTATATATTAAATAAAAATCATTATAATATTTCAAGTTCTGTAGATATAAAAAAAAAATATGGAGTGCATCCAAAATATATTATAGATTTATTTGCATTAATAGGAGATCAATCAGATAATATACCAGGAGTAAAAGGTATTGGAAAAAAAACTGCTATCAAATTAATATTAAGTATAGGATCCATTAATCAAATTTATAAAAATTTAAAAAAAATTCACACATTACCCTTAAAAGGAAAAAAAAATATTTTAAAAAAATTAATTGAAGGAAAGAATATGGCTATATTATCTTACAAACTAATAAAATTAAAAATTAATGTAGATATAAAAAAAAAATATACAGAAATAACATTCCAGAAAAATAATAATTATCTAAAACCATATAACATAAAGTACTTTAAAATGATGCATAATATTTATTATCTTATACAAAATATATGTAAATACCATAAAATATAATATAAATATAAAATTTATAAATGTTTATTATACCATATATTAATCTCATTTAATATATCATTTATACCAATCATATGAACACATGAAAATAAAATAATTTTTAATTTTATATAATAAAATTGTATTTGTTTCTTTAATATATTTAATTGATACAATCTATCATGTTTATTTAACTTATCACATTTAGTTAAAATAATAATTATATGTATATTGTACAATTTAGAAAATGTTAATATTTTTCTATCTTCAGTACGAATTAATCTACGAATATCAATTAATAATATTAAACCCTTCAAACACTTTCTATTGCGTAAATAATTAAAAATTAATTTATATATTTTTTTTTTTTGATTTTTTTGTATTAAAGAAAACCCATATCCAGGTAGATCCACAAACCTTAATGTATCATTTATATAAAAAAAATTAATCATTCTTGTTCTACCAGTTTTTTTACTAAAACGAGATAATTTTTTTTTATTAGTTATACAATTAATTAAACTAGACTTACCAGAATTAGAATATCCCACAAATGCTAATTCAACACCTAAATTATCAACATGTAAACATTTTTTTGATACCGAACTAGTTAAAAATTTAGTATTTTGATACTGTAATATCATACAAAACCTATTATATAATAAAAAAAATAGTATATAATATAATTATATAAAAGTATATAAAATATAATTTTAAAAATAAAATGATTAAAAATATTAAAAATATAGCTATTGTTGCACATATTGATCATGGAAAAACAACTTTATTAAACAAATTATTAGAACAATTTCATTTAACACCAAGTACCAATAAGTCTATTCCATATAATATGGATTTTCACGATTTAGAAAAAGAAAAAGGAATTACTATTTTATCTAAAAATACTGCAATTGAATTTGAAAATTATAGAATTAATATCATTGATACTCCTGGACATGCAGATTTTGGAGGTGAAGTAGAAAGAATTATGTCTATGGTAGATTCAGTATTATTAATAGTAGATGCAGTAGATGGACCCATGCCACAAACAAGATTTGTTACAAAAAAAGCATTTTTAAATAATCTTAACCCAATTGTTGTAATTAATAAAATAGATCGAAAAAATGCTAGACCAGATTGGGTAATAGAAAAAATATTTGATTTATTTATTACTTTAGATGCTACAGAAAACCAATTAGACTTTCCAATAGTTTATACCTCAGCAACATTAGGAAAATCTGGAACAGAATATGATAATATGCAAAATAATATGTCTGTACTAATGCATACTATCATTACACATACTCCAAACCCTAAAGTAAAGAAAAATGGGAATTTACAAATTCAAATATCACAAATAGAATATGATAATTATTTAGGAAGCATTGGTATTGGTAAAATTAACAATGGATCTATAAAAATTAATCAACCAGTTGCTATAATTAACAAGAAAAAAAACATACAATACAGTAAAATAGGAAAAATATTAAAGTACTCAGGACTACAAAAAATAGAAATACAGTCTGCATGCGCTGGAGAAATAATAGCTATTACCGGATTAAATGATTTAAATATTTCTGATACAATATGTGAAATAGATCACATCAATCCTTTACCTCCAGTAAATATTGATCCACCAACAGTAAATATGTTATTTTCAGTGAATACTTCCCCTTTCTGTGGGAAAGAAGGAAAATACATAAACTCCAATGCTATTTATAATAGATTAAAAAAAGAATCAATGTACAATATAGCAATGAAAGTAAAAAAAACTAAATCTTCTAATATATTTTCTGTATCAGGAAGGGGAGAATTACATTTATCCATATTAATTGAAAATATGCGTAGAGAGGGTTTTGAAATAGAAGTATCAAGACCAACAATTATATTTAAAACACATAACAATATCGAAACAGAACCATTTGAAACAGTTATTATCAATATTGAAAATCGCCATCAAGGTATCATTATGGAATATATAGGAGAAAGACAAGGAAAATTAACGAATATGGTGAATAACCATCAATACGGAAGAACTGATTTAGAATACATTATATCTAGTAGAGCATTAATAGGGTTCAGAAGTAAATTCATGAATCTTACCTCTGGAACAGGAATATTCCATTCATCTTTCTTACACTATGATAAAACACAATCAAAAAACATTGGACAAAGAAAAAATGGAGTATTAATATCCAATGGAACAGGAGTAGCAACAGGATTTGCATTATTTAATTTACAAGAAAGAGGACAATTATTTATCAATCATGCTGAAAAGGTTTATCAAGGACAAATCATAGGAATACACAATCGATCTAATGATTTAACTGTAAATTGTTTAATTGGAAAAAAACTCACTAATATGAGAGCATCAGGTTCAGATGAAGCAATATCTTTAACTCCTATTACAAAGATGACATTAGAACAATCATTAGGGTTTATTAATGATGATGAATTAGTAGAAATTACTCCTTCTTCTATCCGAATTAGAAAAAAATTCTTAAATGAGAATGACAGAAAAGTAGCTATTCGAAATTTAAAAATAAATTAATTTAATATAAGTTAGTATGTTTTTTTTAACAATTCTGTAATAATATGATTATATTTTTTTTTCTGATAACAACAAGATAGTCTGGTAGCATTAACAATGCTAACTAAATTTAATACCGAAGAATGAAAATTATCATTAATAATTAAATAATCATATTCTAAATAATGTTGTATTTCATGAACAGCTTGTTTCATTCTATGATTAATTACACAATAACTATCTTGCCCCCTATTTTTTAATCTAACATATAATTCTTGTATAGAAGGTGGTAATATAAAAATACTCTTATAAAATTGTACCTTATTTCGAATTTGTTTTGCTCCTTGCCAATCAATATCTAAAAAAACATCTAAGCCTTTAGATAAAAAACTATTAATTACTTTATAAGAAGTACCATAATAATTGTTAAATACTTTAGCATACTCTAAAAAATATTTTTTGTTAATCATATATTCAAATTTTTCTTTAGAAATAAAATAGTAATGTTTACCATGATATTCACCAGGTCTTATTTTACGAGTAGTATAAGATATAGAAATAACAATATCTAATAACAACTTATTATTTAGTATATATTGTATTAGAGTAGATTTTCCTGCCCCACTGGGAGCAGAAATAATAAAAAGAATACCATTAGCCATAATGTTTTTAAAATAAATATATGAATATTATATAAAGTGTACATTTATAAATATAATAGTGTGTTAATAAAAATATTTTTCAATATTTTAAAAATTTAATTTTAAACAGTACACATAAAAAAACGACTATTTTTATCATTTACAATACGAAAAATATTACTACAAATTTTTTTTTCATTTAATACACACTGTATAATAAATATACTTTTTTTCAGATGTACAAAAAATAATATATTTCCTAATTTTTCCCAACCAAATCCGTTATATATTTCAATACAATCCAAAATATCAAATTTAATGCACGATATACCAATTAAGCAATATAATCTTTTTTTATTAAGTTTACGAAAATATATTTTAGAAATAGACTCTTGACCACAATAACAACCTTTATTGAAATGTATTCCCTGTAGTAAATCTAAATTTAATTCTTGAGGAAAAAATTTTTTAATAACTTTTTTATTCCATACAGGGAATCCAGATAAAATATCTAAAATAAACCATGTATTTTTAACCTTTTTAATATTTTT
The sequence above is drawn from the Buchnera aphidicola (Pterocallis alni) genome and encodes:
- the eno gene encoding phosphopyruvate hydratase, with amino-acid sequence MYKIKNIHAREIIDSRGNPTIETEVQLEDYSIGIFSCPSGASTGSEEALELRDNDKNRFFGKGVSTCVKLINKHIFNKLKGKNAFLQQEIDEIMIDLDGTKNKSKLGANSILSVSMATAKAVAIAKKIPFYKYIALLNNTPEKFSMPLPMINILNGGSHANNNIDIQEFMIQPVGANSIKEAIRMGCEIFHNLGKLLQKENMITSVGDEGGYAPNLHSNESALKMIVKAVEKSNYILGKDITFAIDCAASELYNPQNNIYYLKGENKSFNYKEFSHFLQKLTSKYPITSIEDGQSELDWKGFKYQTKLLGEKIQIVGDDLFVTNPIKLKQGIKKNIANSILIKLNQIGTLTETLSAINIAKKAGYTTIISHRSGETEDHSIADLAVGTQAGQIKTGSMSRSDRLSKYNQLIRIEEQLGNSIAPFKGIYELKKYYTKL
- the gmk gene encoding guanylate kinase, with protein sequence MANGILFIISAPSGAGKSTLIQYILNNKLLLDIVISISYTTRKIRPGEYHGKHYYFISKEKFEYMINKKYFLEYAKVFNNYYGTSYKVINSFLSKGLDVFLDIDWQGAKQIRNKVQFYKSIFILPPSIQELYVRLKNRGQDSYCVINHRMKQAVHEIQHYLEYDYLIINDNFHSSVLNLVSIVNATRLSCCYQKKKYNHIITELLKKTY
- a CDS encoding 5'-3' exonuclease H3TH domain-containing protein, with amino-acid sequence MNNKKIIILLDGYSYIYRFYFVALKNQNIENTIYLFFYTIQNILKTYLPKKFIVIFDSKEKNFRTKIFQKYKKNRKKIPFELIQIINTIYKILIHLGIPTLCIPNVEADDVIATISKLAEKNGDITLIGTIDKDLTQLVNKNIYILNKNHYNISSSVDIKKKYGVHPKYIIDLFALIGDQSDNIPGVKGIGKKTAIKLILSIGSINQIYKNLKKIHTLPLKGKKNILKKLIEGKNMAILSYKLIKLKINVDIKKKYTEITFQKNNNYLKPYNIKYFKMMHNIYYLIQNICKYHKI
- the yihA gene encoding ribosome biogenesis GTP-binding protein YihA/YsxC, which encodes MILQYQNTKFLTSSVSKKCLHVDNLGVELAFVGYSNSGKSSLINCITNKKKLSRFSKKTGRTRMINFFYINDTLRFVDLPGYGFSLIQKNQKKKIYKLIFNYLRNRKCLKGLILLIDIRRLIRTEDRKILTFSKLYNIHIIIILTKCDKLNKHDRLYQLNILKKQIQFYYIKLKIILFSCVHMIGINDILNEINIWYNKHL
- the typA gene encoding translational GTPase TypA — protein: MIKNIKNIAIVAHIDHGKTTLLNKLLEQFHLTPSTNKSIPYNMDFHDLEKEKGITILSKNTAIEFENYRINIIDTPGHADFGGEVERIMSMVDSVLLIVDAVDGPMPQTRFVTKKAFLNNLNPIVVINKIDRKNARPDWVIEKIFDLFITLDATENQLDFPIVYTSATLGKSGTEYDNMQNNMSVLMHTIITHTPNPKVKKNGNLQIQISQIEYDNYLGSIGIGKINNGSIKINQPVAIINKKKNIQYSKIGKILKYSGLQKIEIQSACAGEIIAITGLNDLNISDTICEIDHINPLPPVNIDPPTVNMLFSVNTSPFCGKEGKYINSNAIYNRLKKESMYNIAMKVKKTKSSNIFSVSGRGELHLSILIENMRREGFEIEVSRPTIIFKTHNNIETEPFETVIINIENRHQGIIMEYIGERQGKLTNMVNNHQYGRTDLEYIISSRALIGFRSKFMNLTSGTGIFHSSFLHYDKTQSKNIGQRKNGVLISNGTGVATGFALFNLQERGQLFINHAEKVYQGQIIGIHNRSNDLTVNCLIGKKLTNMRASGSDEAISLTPITKMTLEQSLGFINDDELVEITPSSIRIRKKFLNENDRKVAIRNLKIN
- the glnS gene encoding glutamine--tRNA ligase; this translates as MVPTKTKYKNNFIHQVIKKDFKKNRKMHVKTRFPPDPNGYLHIGHAKSICLNFDIAKIYLGICNLRFDDTNPNKEHSKYMDSIKNDIAWLGFKWNQDIKYTSMYFNIIYYYALELIKKKLAYVDQLTKEEIKQYRGTLTQPGKNSPYRNQTVQENMFLFKQMQLGKIPEGKACLRAKIDMKSSFMVMRDPVLYRIKFKEHHHTKKLWCIYPTYDFSHCISDAIEGITHSLCTLEFQDNKQLYNWILNHISIHHRPTQYEYSRLNIEYSILSKRKLQLLIQQNIVQRWDDPRLLTISGLRRKGYTAQSIRNFCNNIGVTKQNNLIEISALEACIRDELNKTAHRTMAILDPIEVIIYNIPNNFEEKINILNHPNNIKMGTRDITFNNKIYIERSDFQETPNKKYKRLTLGGSVKLKYAYNITARYIKKDKNNNIIKIFCTCNLKNKNNKRKNGIIHWITKTQCVKSRFMIYNNLFNTKNPENKKNLLPYINKNSIIKKYGFVHHSVLNNKQIQTYQFERIGYFYIDSILSKKNILTFNQTVSLKQNKKPSNT